A single genomic interval of Penicillium psychrofluorescens genome assembly, chromosome: 2 harbors:
- a CDS encoding uncharacterized protein (ID:PFLUO_002724-T1.cds;~source:funannotate): MGNDGGSIPTRRELVREAARNPSTAQLKETQREQQEHHWTTCPLSHKALVRPIVSDSVGNLYNKDAVLRFLLPGDDGEGISSKSDCEEILCGRVKSLRDVVELHFEIDTELSEHPSDRAQVHRHERREGWICPITAKPLGPNVKSVYLVPCGHVFAEEAVRQLKGDKCLQCNESYTEDNIIPILPTKETDKQYLIARGQKLAEQGLTHSLKKAPGSKKRKKHAATEASAEPAAETIGSTAPKATPASNSRSNTSTPVPANASSNGIKNAATATLTARVLGEESDKKKRRKMMGGNENIDSLFTKKDKDGGAKSADFMTRGFTIPASARR; this comes from the exons ATGGGTAACGATGGTGGCAG TATTCCCACCCGCCGCGAACTCGTGCGCGAGGCGGCTCGAAACCCGAGCACGGCGCAATTGAAAGAAACCCAGCGCGAACAGCAAGAGCACCACTGGACGACTTGCCCGCTCTCCCATAAAGCGCTCGTCCGACCGATTGTCTCGGACAGTGTCGGCAATCTCTACAACAAGGATGCAGTGCTCCGGTTCCTGCTCCccggcgacgacggcgagggcatAAGCTCCAAGTCCGACTGCGAGGAGATCCTGTGCGGCCGTGTGAAATCGCTGAGGGATGTGGTGGAACTGCACTTTGAGATTGATACCGAACTTTCTGAGCACCCCTCGGACCGTGCCCAGGTGCACCGGCACGAGCGCCGCGAGGGCTGGATCTGTCCGATCACTGCGAAGCCACTGGGTCCGAATGTCAAGTCCGTGTACTTGGTGCCTTGCGGGCATGTTTTTGCCGAGGAGGCGGTTCGGCAGTTGAAGGGTGACAAATGCTTGCAG TGCAACGAATCGTACACCGAAGACAACATCATCCCGATTCTGCCCACCAAGGAAACAGACAAGCAGTATCTGATTGCCCGCGGCCAGAAACTCGCCGAACAGGGCCTCACCCATTCCCTCAAGAAAGCCCCCGGCTCgaaaaagcgcaagaagcacgCTGCCACAGAGGCATCGGCTGAGCCAGCCGCAGAGACTATCGGGTCAACAGCACCTAAAGCGACCCCGGCGTCAAACAGCCGAAGCAACACAAGCACCCCAGTCCCCGCCAACGCCTCCAGCAATGGAATCAAGAATGCAGCCACGGCAACGCTCACCGCACGTGTGCtgggagaagagagtgaTAAGAAAAAGCGTCGCAAGATGATGGGCGGGAATGAGAATATTGACAGTCTCTTCAcgaagaaggacaaggacggCGGTGCCAAGAGTGCCGATTTTATGACCAGGGGATTTACCATTCCTGCTTCGGCGCGAAGGTAG
- a CDS encoding uncharacterized protein (ID:PFLUO_002725-T1.cds;~source:funannotate): MQSSMRLLSREALTSKSLYVCSTCRQEVSPRGIAPLTRPFRRYASDNSFAEKARKKIWGTENPPGAKDPYGGEGQIAKAWRERGEQIADAPASQTDIKEGETKLEVPDEVEEKDLLPSDEYEQADTWQGLKRLGYLEKNAWRQQNPTEADEVQPFAARPVNVTPDTIAQQVRQVATEICIMHMLKKKGQIANICNVDVHDRKIQAYLNSCVLQPSADGNWETALKFRSKHIQDVLFFVFKQIGGEQEPNVETDSSTDHVGLPKESSVLSNLSLSDPSVKFIFFKRLAQLTGYRFSDKNINTLTTVGHTIEHLQKWAESRSPKAKKKQWFDDVALPSNIRFKPRKEKRSDRDEDFGRKKLYMAELYKTGLYQVPDTIVPPWKRPTSQ; the protein is encoded by the exons ATGCAGTCTTCAATGCGGCTCCTCAGCCGGGAGGCTCTGACCTCCAAATCGCTCTATGTCTGCTCCACCTGCAGACAGGAGGTTTCACCGCGAGGCATTGCGCCGCTCACCCGTCCATTCCGACGCTACGCCTCGGATAACTCTTTCGCCGAGAAAGCTCGGAAAAAGATCTGGGGTACTGAGAACCCTCCAGGCGCCAAGGATCCTTACGGTGGCGAGGGCCAAATTGCGAAAGCGTGGCGCGAGAGGGGGGAGCAGATAGCGGACGCgccggccagccagaccgACATCAAGGAAGGCGAGACAAAACTTGAAGTTCCCGACGAGGttgaagagaaagatctTCTTCCTAGCGACGAGTATGAACAGGCGGACACTTGGCAGGGTCTGAAGCGCCTGGGCTATCTGGAGAAAAACGCCTGGAGGCAGCAGAATCCCACGGAGGCGGATGAGGTGCAGCC ATTCGCAGCGAGACCCGTGAACGTCACCCCCGATACAATCGCGCAACAAGTCCGTCAGGTCGCTACGGAGATCTGCATTATGCACAtgctcaagaagaagggacAAATCGCCAACATCTGCAATGTTGATGTGCACGACCGCAAGATCCAAGCCTATCTCAATTCGTGTGTTCTTCAGCCATCTGCGGATGGAAACTGGGAGACGGCCTTGAAATTCCGCAGCAAGCATATCCAGGACGTgctcttctttgttttcAAGCAGATCGGCGGCGAACAGGAGCCAAATGTGGAGACCGATTCTTCCACTGACCACGTTGGACTGCCAAAGGAGTCGTCGGTGCTCTCCAATTTGTCCTTGAGTGACCCGAGCGTGAAGTTTATC TTCTTCAAGAGATTGGCTCAACTGACTGGCTATCGCTTCTCGGACAAGAACATCAACACCCTGACTACCGTCGGGCACACCATCGAACACCTCCAAAAGTGGGCTGAGTCCCGCTCCCCCAAAGCTAAGAAGAAGCAATGGTTCGACGACGTTGCCCTCCCGTCAAATATCAGGTTCAAGCCTCGCAAGGAGAAGAGGTCGGACCGGGATGAGGATTTCGGCCGCAAGAAGCTCTACATGGCGGAGCTCTACAAGACTGGCCTGTACCAGGTTCCCGACACCATCGTTCCCCCATGGAAGCGGCCGACGTCCCAGTAG
- a CDS encoding uncharacterized protein (ID:PFLUO_002726-T1.cds;~source:funannotate) — translation MKASLQCLLMLGLGAGSALAASANTPPKITPKSQQNEANYTAPYFPLLGFKQYANNPIMRPDPDHSWESSYLYNPSAIVLDDMVFLLYRAQDKQKTSSIGLAWSSDGYNFTRYDQPIVYPTESYEKTGGCEDPRVVRIDGTFYLTYTAYDGTTARLCLATSTDLVHWKKFGPILPNFTETVYNWRSPVTYFAPNPTGWTKSGAIIDERQPDGYYYMQFGDTYLYTANSTDLIHWEVSGSGQPFAPLLNVWEQALTESGPPPIKTRDGMWLKVYNGVATGGVGGYASGQYSTGQMLIDPANSPLGPPVARLETPILQPTTATEITGQVDNVVFSEGLVQFKGKWLLYFGAGDAFLSVAQTPVQP, via the coding sequence ATGAAGGCTTCACTGCAGTGTCTCCTCATGTTAGGGCTCGGGGCTGGCAGCGCCCTTGCGGCCTCAGCCAACACGCCTCCCAAAATCACGCCCAAGTCGCAACAGAATGAGGCCAATTACACGGCCCCGTACTTCCCATTGCTCGGTTTCAAGCAATATGCGAACAACCCCATCATGAGACCTGATCCCGACCACTCATGGGAGTCTTCATACCTCTACAACCCGAGCGCCATAGTTCTCGATGACATGGTCTTCCTGCTCTATCGGGCTCAGGATAAACAGAAGACTTCGAGCATTGGCCTCGCCTGGTCAAGTGATGGATACAACTTCACCCGGTACGATCAGCCAATCGTTTACCCTACGGAGTCATACGAAAAAACAGGCGGATGTGAGGATCCGCGCGTCGTGCGTATCGACGGAACGTTCTATCTAACCTACACGGCCTACGACGGCACAACCGCCCGTCTCTGTCTTGCGACCTCGACCGATCTGGTCCACTGGAAGAAATTCGGCCCCATCTTGCCCAACTTCACGGAGACCGTCTACAATTGGCGCAGTCCCGTCACCTACTTCGCTCCCAACCCCACCGGCTGGACCAAGAGCGGTGCTATCATCGATGAGCGCCAGCCTGATGGATACTACTATATGCAATTCGGAGACACTTATCTATACACTGCGAACTCGACGGACTTGATCCATTGGGAGGTCTCGGGCTCCGGCCAGCCTTTTGCTCCACTGTTGAATGTGTGGGAGCAGGCCCTGACTGAgagtgggccacctccgATCAAGACTAGAGATGGCATGTGGCTGAAGGTCTACAACGGTGTGGCCACTGGTGGTGTTGGCGGTTATGCTAGTGGCCAGTACAGCACCGGACAAATGCTCATTGATCCGGCCAACTCCCCTCTGGGACCTCCCGTTGCGCGCCTGGAGACCCCAATCTTGCAGCCGACGACAGCCACAGAAATCACTGGACAGGTGGATAATGTTGTGTTCAGCGAGGGACTAGTGCAGTTCAAGGGCAAGTGGCTGCTTTACTTCGGAGCGGGTGATGCATTCCTGTCGGTTGCGCAGACTCCTGTGCAGCCCTAA